The genome window TGTGGAGGTGAAGAAACTAGGGTTTGCGGGTGTAACGACCTCGTTCGACCGCCACGTAGCCATCCAGTTCCATGGTCAGCAGCATGGCGGACGCCGCCGCGGCCGTCAATCCGGTGCGTGAGATCACGGAATCCATACAGGTGGGGTCGTGGCCCAGCGCCTGCCACAAGCGCTGGTAGTCGGGATCGGGGAAGCATGGCGTGGCGCCGGGGTCGTCGGCCATCCCCTCAGTGGGTGAGTGCAGGCGTCCGCGCAAGGCGTCGGCCAGTTCCGCGGCCAGCGGCGCGACCCCGGCCAGCACTTCGTCGGCGCTCTCGACCAGTCCGGCACCGTCGCGGATCAGGCGGTGGCAGCCACGCGCCAGCGGGTTGTGGATCGAGCCGGGCAGCGCGAACACCTCGCGCCCGGCTTCGGCCGCCAGGCGTGCGGTGATCAGCGCGCCGGAGCGGGCGGCGGCCTCGATTACCAGGGTGGCCAGGGTCAGTCCGGCGATGATCCGGTTGCGCGCCGGGAAGTGGCCCGGTCGCGCCGGGGTGCCGGGCGGATGCTCGCTGACCACCGCGCCACGTGCGGCGATGCGCTCGCGCAGGGCGGCGTGCTGGCGCGGGTAGGCCAGATCGGGGCCGGTGCCGACCACTGCCACGGTGAGCCCGTCCTGGCGCGACAGCGCCGCGGCGTGTGCGGCGGCATCGACCCCGGCGGCCATACCGCTGGTCACCGCGAACCCGGCCGTGGCCAGCGCCTGGGCGAAGCGCTGCGCGTTGTCGCGGCCACCGGCACTGGGCGCGCGGCTGCCGACCACCGCCACCGCCGGATGCCACAGCGCCTCCGGGTCGCCTTCCAGGTACAGCGCCAGCGGCGGGTTGGGGCTGCGCAGCAGCAGCGCCGGATAGTCCGGATCGTGGCAGCCGAGCAGGTGCCGGCGCGGCAGCGCCAGCCAGGCCAGTGCGGCGTCCACGGCGGCGCGGTCGGGCCGCTGCAGCGCTGCGATTTGCGCCGGATCCAGACCCGCCGCGCGCCAGGCGCCGGCACCGGCGGCCAGGGCCGCGGCGGGGCTGCCGCAGTGGTCGAGCAGGCGCCGGCGTGGGGTGCTGGCGCCGCCGGCCAGGCATAGGGCTAGCAGCGCCGGATCGGCGCAGGCAGCGGCGGGACGGGGCGGGCCGGGCAGGGCGGACATCGGTCTGGGAGCCTGTTCCATTCGGATTAACAGACTCAGGCTAGGCCGCAAACGCAGACGGCGCCCTCGGGCGCCGTCTGTTGCGGAGGTAGGACTTGCCCGCGTGCGCGGGTCAGCGTGCGTCCGGGTGCTTCACGTCGTAGCCGATCCGGGTCGGCTTGATGCCGTCCATCACCAGCGCGTAGCTGACCTTGTCGAAGGTGCGGAACACCATCGCGTGCGCGGCGTATTCGTCGGGCAGGGCGACCGTGCCGCGGCTGCCGCTGAAGCCGTCGTCGGCGCGCGAGGTGTTGGGGCGCTGCACGCGGTCGTTGACCCGGGTGCCATGGCGCCACAGCGAGACCACGGTGCCGTTGTCGATGCCTTCGCGGCTGCCGCCGGAGATCGCGATCACGTCGCGCGGGCCGGCGACGCTGAACGCGTCGGCCACCGCCAGCACCCGCAGCCCGGCCTCGAGTGCCTGCGCGGAGGGCGGATGCGGAACGAACTGCAGGTCGTAGGGCTGCGCTTGGACCGCGATCAGGCGATCGCCGGCGCGCACTTCGCGGGCGCTGTCCTGCAGCAGCAGGGTGGTGGCCTGGCTGTCGTCGGCGGAGACGCGGGTGACGGTGCCGACGTTGACCTGGGCCAGTTCGTAGCCCAGCGTCTCGCGGCGCTTGGTGTCCGGCGGCAGGAAGGTCCGCCACAGATTGCCGGTGCCCGGGGTGCTGCGGCCCTCGGCGTTCAGGTCGTCGCTGAGCCTGGGCAGCGCGTAGCGGACGGTCGGGCGTACCACCGCGTAGCGTTGCCCGGTCTGCGGCGCGCTCAGCCCGGTCGCGTAGACCAGTTGCCCGGCGGTGGCGCGAAGCTGGTTGTCCTCGACGCCGACCACGTAGGGCAGGCCGTCGATGCTGTCGGCCACGCGCAGGTTTTTCAGGAACGGCTCGACCTCGGACAGCGGGATCGCGTCGATCGGTGCTTCCTGGCGCGGGCCGGGCTTGACCGTGGCGCGCGCCACCCGGTCCAGGTAGGCCAGGCTGAGCACGTCGCCGGGATAGATCAGATGCGGGTTCTGCACTTGCGGGTTGGCCTGCCAGATTTCCGGCCACAGCCACGGCTTGCCGAGGAAGCGCCCGGCGATGTCCCACAGCGTGTCGCCCTTGCGCACCACATAGGTGTCAGGGTGTTCGGCAGCCATGCTCGCGGAAGCGGCATAGGTCGCCACGGTGAGCATCGCCACGGCGACGACCGTACGGAGTCGATTGAACATTGAGTGCGGAGCCTGATTCCCCAACAGGTCCGCGCACTATAGTCCAGAACCCTGGGCGCGGCGCAAGCGTCCGCGCCAGAACGGGGTAGAATCGTCATGTCTTGCCGAATTTTCCGGCGCCCCCATCTGGGTACCGCTATGGCCCTGCTTCCCATCCTCGAATTCCCCGATCCGCGCCTGCGCACCAAGGCGCTGCAGGTCGATCCCGCCGACGTGACCGCGCCGGCGTTCCAGCGCCTGCTCGACGACATGTTCGAGACCATGTACGAGGCCCCCGGCATCGGCCTGGCCGCGAGCCAGGTGGACGTGCACCAGCGCTTCATGGTCATCGACGTCAGCGAAGAGAAGAACGCCCCGCAGGTGTTCATCAACCCGCAGATCGTGCAGCGCGACGGCGAGCAGGTGCACCAGGAGGGCTGTCTGTCGGTGCCCGGCATCTATGCCGACGTGACCCGCGCCGAGGCCATCGTCGTGCGCTACCTGGACCGCCACGGCCGGCCGCAGGAACTGTCCGCGGACGGCCTGTTGGCGGTGTGCGTGCAGCACGAGATGGACCACCTGGACGGCAAGCTGTTCGTCGATTACCTGTCGCCGCTCAAGCGCGAGATGGTGCGCAAGAAGCTGGCCAAGGCGCGCAAGCACGTGGCCTGAAGGCCGCGAATCGGGAATGGGGAAACGGGAATCGTATGTGCGGTGCCCGTACCATTTCCGGGTCCGCGCCTTGCGCATTCTCCATCCCCTTTTCCCGGTTCCCAGCCTCCATGAAAATCGTTTTCGCCGGTACGCCGGACTTCGCCGTGCCGTCGTTGCGCGCGGCCGCGCAGCGCCATGAAGTGGTCGCGGTCTATACCCAGCCGGACCGGCCGGCCGGGCGTGGCCGCGGGCTGACCCCGTCGCCCGTGAAGCTGGAGGCGATCGCGCGCGGCATTGCGGTGCTGCAGCCGGACACGCTGCGTTCGCCGGAGGCGCTGCAGACCCTGCGCGCGCTGCAGCCGGACCTGATGGTGGTGGTGGCCTACGGCCTGATCCTGCCCAAGGCGGTGCTGGCGATCCCGACCCATGGCTGCTGGAACGTGCACGCCTCGCTGCTGCCGCGCTGGCGCGGCGCCGCGCCGATCCAGCGCGCGATCGAGGCCGGCGACAGCGAAACCGGGGTATGCCTGATGCAGATGGAAGCCGGCCTGGACACCGGCCCGGTGCTGATGTCGCAGCGCACCCCGATCGGCGACAGCGACACCGGCGGACAGCTGCACGACCGGCTGGCCGCGCTCGGCGCGCAGGTGCTGGCCGACGGGCTGGGCCTGCTGCGCGCCGGCATCCGTCCTGTGCCGCAACCGCAGCCGGAGGTTGGCGTGACCTACGCGCACAAGCTGGACAAGGCGCAGGCGCGGCTGGACTGGCAGCAGCCGGCGGCGCAGCTCGCGCTGCGGGTGCGCGCGTTCAGTCCATGGCCGATCACCGAGGCGGTGCTGGCCGGCGAGCGCGTGCGCATCCACGGCGCGGTGGCGCTGGAGCTGGCGCATGTGCAGCCGCCGGGGATGGTGCTGGCCGCGTCCAAGCAGGGCATCGACATCGCCTGCGGGCAGGGCGCGCTGCGCCTGCGCGTGCTGCAGCGCGAAGGCGGCAAGGCGATCACCGCCGCCGACTACCTCAACGCCCGGCGCGACCTGCCGGTGCTGGGCTGAACCGGCGCGACCGGCCGATGACCCAGACGCCTGCCGCGCCGCCTGCCGCCGCGCCGCCTCGCGGCGTCGCGCCCCGTGTCGTTGCCGCCCGCGTGCTGAGCGCGGTGATCGACCGCGGCCGCTCGCTGAAGGCCGAACTGGCCACCGCGTTGCCGACGCTGCCCGATCCGCGCGACCGCGCCCTGGTCGAGGCGATCTGCTTCGCGGTGCTGCGTCGGCGCCCGGCCTACGAGGCCGCGTTGCGGCTGTGGTTGCAGAAGCAGCTGCCGCAGCGCGATGCCGAACTGCGCACGCTGCTGATGGCCGGGTTCGCCCAGCTCGACGTGCTCGGCCTGGCGCCGCACGCGGCGCTGTCGGCGACGGTGGAAGCGGTGCGCGCGCTGGACCGGCCGCGCCAGGCCGGCATGGTCAACGCCTTGCTGCGCCGCGCGCTGCGCGACGGGCTGCCGGAAGTGGCCGCCGATGCCGGCTGGCCGCTGTGGCTGCGCACTGCGCTGCACGCCGACTGGCCGCAACAGGCCGAGGCGATCTTCGCCGCCAGCCAGCAGGCGGCGCCGCTGTGGCTGCGGGTGAACCGCCAGCGCGGCACGCGCGACGCCTATCTGCAACAGCTGGCTGACGCCGGCATTGGCGCGCAGACGGTGCCGGACCTGGCCGATGCGATCCGCCTGGCCGAGTCGGTGCCGATGAGCGCCTTGCCCGGCTTCGCCGACGGCTGTGTGTCGGTGCAGGACGGTTCGGCGCAGCAGGTCGCCGACGTGCTGGCGCCGGCGCCGGGGGCGCGCGTGCTGGATGCCTGCGCTGCGCCCGGCGGCAAGTCCGCGCATCTGCTCGAGCGCGACCCGACGCTGCGCCTGACCGCGCTGGACGTGGACGCGCGGCGCCTGGCGCGGGTGCGCGAGACCTTCGAGCGCACCGGCGCCGGCGCGCAGGCGCAACTGCAGGTCGCCGATGCGGCGCAGCCGGACGCGTGGTGGGACGGCGAGGCGTTCGATGCGGTGCTGCTCGACGCGCCGTGCTCGGCCACCGGCATCGTGCGCCGCCAGCCAGACGTGCTGCTGCATCGGCGGCGCGAGGACGTGGTCGCGCTGCAGGCGCTGCAGGCACGGTTGCTGGACGCCGGCTGGCAGGTGCTGCGGCCGGGCGGGGTGCTGGTCTACGCCACCTGTTCGCTGCTCAAGGACGAGAACGCGCGCCAGCTGCAGGCATTCCTGGCGCGCACCGCCGATGCGGTGGCCGACGACCCGGGCGCCGCCTGCGGCCACGCGGACGGTGGCGGCCGTCAGCGCCTGCCCGGCGAGCAGGACCGCGACGGCTTTTTCTATGCGCGGTTGCGCAAGACGGCGTGAAGTGGCCCCGGTATCATCCTGGCCCATGCTGAAGACCCGCGCGTCCCGAGAATTCTGCTTGCTGGCCCTGCTCGCGCTGCTGGTGCTCGGCGCTGGCCTGGGCCTGCGCGATCCGCATCCGGCCGACGAGCCGCGCTTCGCGCTGGTCGCCAAGCAGATGGTGGACAGCGGCAACTGGCTGTTCCCGCACCGCGGCACCGAGCTGTACTCGGACAAGCCACCAATGCTGATGTGGCTGCAGGCCTCGTTCTACACCGTGTTCGGCAACTGGCGGGTGGCGTTCCTGCTGCCCTCGCTGCTGGCCGGGCTGGGCACACTGGCCTGCATCTACGACCTGGGCCGGCGGCTGTGGACGCGTCGGGTCGGCATGTATGCGGCGTATGCGCTGCTGTTCGCGTTCCACTTCACCTACCAGGCGAAAAAGGCGCAGATCGATCCGCTGGTGGTGTTCTACATCACCCTGGCCAATTACGGCCTGTTGCGCCACG of Xanthomonas translucens pv. cerealis contains these proteins:
- the dprA gene encoding DNA-processing protein DprA; its protein translation is MSALPGPPRPAAACADPALLALCLAGGASTPRRRLLDHCGSPAAALAAGAGAWRAAGLDPAQIAALQRPDRAAVDAALAWLALPRRHLLGCHDPDYPALLLRSPNPPLALYLEGDPEALWHPAVAVVGSRAPSAGGRDNAQRFAQALATAGFAVTSGMAAGVDAAAHAAALSRQDGLTVAVVGTGPDLAYPRQHAALRERIAARGAVVSEHPPGTPARPGHFPARNRIIAGLTLATLVIEAAARSGALITARLAAEAGREVFALPGSIHNPLARGCHRLIRDGAGLVESADEVLAGVAPLAAELADALRGRLHSPTEGMADDPGATPCFPDPDYQRLWQALGHDPTCMDSVISRTGLTAAAASAMLLTMELDGYVAVERGRYTRKP
- the rsmB gene encoding 16S rRNA (cytosine(967)-C(5))-methyltransferase RsmB, with translation MTQTPAAPPAAAPPRGVAPRVVAARVLSAVIDRGRSLKAELATALPTLPDPRDRALVEAICFAVLRRRPAYEAALRLWLQKQLPQRDAELRTLLMAGFAQLDVLGLAPHAALSATVEAVRALDRPRQAGMVNALLRRALRDGLPEVAADAGWPLWLRTALHADWPQQAEAIFAASQQAAPLWLRVNRQRGTRDAYLQQLADAGIGAQTVPDLADAIRLAESVPMSALPGFADGCVSVQDGSAQQVADVLAPAPGARVLDACAAPGGKSAHLLERDPTLRLTALDVDARRLARVRETFERTGAGAQAQLQVADAAQPDAWWDGEAFDAVLLDAPCSATGIVRRQPDVLLHRRREDVVALQALQARLLDAGWQVLRPGGVLVYATCSLLKDENARQLQAFLARTADAVADDPGAACGHADGGGRQRLPGEQDRDGFFYARLRKTA
- a CDS encoding LysM peptidoglycan-binding domain-containing protein, which produces MFNRLRTVVAVAMLTVATYAASASMAAEHPDTYVVRKGDTLWDIAGRFLGKPWLWPEIWQANPQVQNPHLIYPGDVLSLAYLDRVARATVKPGPRQEAPIDAIPLSEVEPFLKNLRVADSIDGLPYVVGVEDNQLRATAGQLVYATGLSAPQTGQRYAVVRPTVRYALPRLSDDLNAEGRSTPGTGNLWRTFLPPDTKRRETLGYELAQVNVGTVTRVSADDSQATTLLLQDSAREVRAGDRLIAVQAQPYDLQFVPHPPSAQALEAGLRVLAVADAFSVAGPRDVIAISGGSREGIDNGTVVSLWRHGTRVNDRVQRPNTSRADDGFSGSRGTVALPDEYAAHAMVFRTFDKVSYALVMDGIKPTRIGYDVKHPDAR
- the fmt gene encoding methionyl-tRNA formyltransferase, which encodes MKIVFAGTPDFAVPSLRAAAQRHEVVAVYTQPDRPAGRGRGLTPSPVKLEAIARGIAVLQPDTLRSPEALQTLRALQPDLMVVVAYGLILPKAVLAIPTHGCWNVHASLLPRWRGAAPIQRAIEAGDSETGVCLMQMEAGLDTGPVLMSQRTPIGDSDTGGQLHDRLAALGAQVLADGLGLLRAGIRPVPQPQPEVGVTYAHKLDKAQARLDWQQPAAQLALRVRAFSPWPITEAVLAGERVRIHGAVALELAHVQPPGMVLAASKQGIDIACGQGALRLRVLQREGGKAITAADYLNARRDLPVLG
- the def gene encoding peptide deformylase is translated as MALLPILEFPDPRLRTKALQVDPADVTAPAFQRLLDDMFETMYEAPGIGLAASQVDVHQRFMVIDVSEEKNAPQVFINPQIVQRDGEQVHQEGCLSVPGIYADVTRAEAIVVRYLDRHGRPQELSADGLLAVCVQHEMDHLDGKLFVDYLSPLKREMVRKKLAKARKHVA